Proteins from a genomic interval of Echeneis naucrates chromosome 21, fEcheNa1.1, whole genome shotgun sequence:
- the nup35 gene encoding LOW QUALITY PROTEIN: nucleoporin NUP35 (The sequence of the model RefSeq protein was modified relative to this genomic sequence to represent the inferred CDS: deleted 2 bases in 2 codons), giving the protein MELSVGNEPMSLGSPTSPKPTPGAQFLPGFLMGDLPAPPTPQPRSFGLSVPMMESPGTPRGGGRRGLAVSSASHPVVPTPKDKSGAPPVRSIHHDMMAVGTPLNAHRQVSQLLPFPVMQSPLSARQAATPGTGMQQVCLSTAQVDPFYSQGESLSSDDQLDQTWVTVFGFPPASASYILLQFAQYGNILKHTVRWASPGNWMHLQYQSRLQARKALSKDGKVFGDAIMVGVKPCIDKSVMDSSDVVSSPLSNSFSTSALPSTPRSAIRPLSATYRSSSSDYQVVSDRQTPRKDDSFVSKAMEYMFGW; this is encoded by the exons ATGGAGCTATCGG TGGGAAATGAACCGATGAGCCTGGGCTCCCCCACCTCTCCTAAACCGACCCCTGGGGCTCAGTTTCTGCCTGGCTTTTTGATGGGCGACCTCCCCGCTCCACCCACCCCACAGCCACGCTCCTTCGGCCTGTCCGTGCCCATGATGGAGAGCCCAGGTACGCCCCGAG GAGGTGGACGCAGAGGGTTAGCAGTAAGCTCTGCCTCTCATCCTGTTGTTCCCACACCCAAGGAT AAAAGTGGAGCCCCACCTGTCCGCAGCATCCATCATGACATGATGGCTGTAGGAACACCCCTGAATGCACACAGGCAGGTTAGTCAGCTCCT TCCCTTCCCGGTTATGCAGTCTCCTCTGTCTGCACGTCAGGCAGCAACTCCAGGAACAG GCATGCAGCAGGTGTGTCTGTCT ACGGCTCAGGTGGATCCCTTCTACAGTCAGGGAGAGTCTTTGTCATCTGATGATCAGCTGGACCAGACCTGGGTCACCGTGTTTGG tttccCTCCAGCTTCGGCCTCCTACATCCTGCTGCAGTTCGCTCAGTATGGAAACATCCTCAAACACACGGTGAG ATGGGCGTCTCCTGGTAATTGGATGCACCTTCAGTATCAGTCCAGGCTTCAGGCCAGGAAAGCTCTGTCCAAGGATGGAAAGGTGTTTGGTGACGCCATCATGGTGGGAGTGAAACCCTGTATAGATAAG AGTGTGATGGACAGCAGTGATGTcgtctcctctcccctctccaactccttctccacctctgccctcccctccacccctcGCTCGGCCATCAGGCCGCTCAGCGCCACCTACAGGAGCTCCAGCAGTGACTACCAG GTggtttcagacagacagacgccCAGGAAGGATGACAGCTTTGTCTCCAAAGCAATGGAGTACATGTTTGGCTGGTGA
- the dnajc10 gene encoding LOW QUALITY PROTEIN: dnaJ homolog subfamily C member 10 (The sequence of the model RefSeq protein was modified relative to this genomic sequence to represent the inferred CDS: inserted 1 base in 1 codon): MGYRIVFEAQRPHASRHSLLLLVLVTLLVAVWAEGQDYYKLLGVNREATTREIRQAFKKLALTMHPDKNPGDPSAHEKFLQVNRAYEVLKDEDLRKKYDKYGEKGLDEQQGGRYESWNYYRYDFGIYDDDLEIITLDSGDFEAAVNSGEIWFINFYFPRCSHCHQLAPTWREFAKEMDGVIRIGAVNCGDNNHLCRRKGINSYPSLFIYRSGQKPEKFNGERSKDNLVRFSMQFITTTVTQLGQGNVFSEIESAFASGIGWMITFCSDTGDCLEPRTRQKLAGMLWLNTLDSKEIYSQVINHLPDLELLTSDSFQRKLAHHRWLVSFTFGDRSSASNEYKKLQAFLRDDHIQVGRVDCTIDSELCRSLYIHKPCVAVFKGLGIQDFEIHHGKDVLYNIVGFARDSVRAHVTTLRPDNFPSDRKEPWLVDFFAPWCPPCRALLPELRKASIQLAGQMKFGTLDCTIHHSLCSMYNIQAYPTTVIFNGSTVHEYEGQHSADGILEFIQDLVNPSVVVLDPSSFTERVKGRAEGQIWAVDFYAPWCGPCQALMPEWRRMARMLSGQILVGSVDCQRFQSFCQSQGVRAYPEVRLYPGNTRQPDRYTSYNGWHRDAHSLRTWALSSLPRVSVDLTPESFRSLVLSGQDHWVLDFYXPWCGPCQHFAPEFEVLARVLKGEVRAGKVDCQAHYQTCQSAGITAYPTVRFYPNLGKRRSEHSGEHINSRDANVIADIVRQRLQQLLPRLHNTQKDEL, from the exons ATGGGCTACAGGATCGTCTTCGAAGCTCAGCGTCCCCATGCCAGTCGgcattcactgctgctgctggttctggTCACACTGCTGGTGGCGGTTTGGGCGGAGGGTCAAGACTATTACAAACTGCTGGGAGTCAACAGGGAGGCCACGACCAGAGAGATCCGACAGGCCTTTAAGAAGCTGGCGCTCACTATGCACCCCGACAAAAACCCT GGTGACCCCTCAGCCCATGAGAAGTTCCTGCAGGTAAATCGAGCCTACGAGGTACTAAAGGATGAAGACCTCAGAaagaaatatgacaaatatgGAGAAAAGGGACTGGACGAGCAGCAGGGAGGACGCTATGAGAGCTGGAATTATTACCGCTATGACTTTG GTATCTATGACGATGATTTGGAGATCATCACTCTGGACAGTGGAGACTTTG aggcGGCAGTGAACTCTGGAGAAATCTGGTTCATTAACTTCTATTTCCCACGATGCTCTCACTGTCACCAACTGGCCCCAACG tggaGGGAGTTCGCCAAAGAGATGGACGGAGTGATCCGGATCGGAGCGGTGAACTGTGGCGACAACAACCATCTCTGCAGGAGGAAAGGCATCAACAGTTACCCCAGTCTGTTCATCTATAGATCAGGGCAG AAACCAGAGAAGTTCAATGGGGAGCGATCAAAAGACAACCTGGTCCGCTTCTCCATGCAGTTCATCACAACAACAGTCACTCAGCTGGGCCAAG GTAACGTCTTCAGTGAGATAGAGAGCGCCTTCGCATCAGGAATCGGCTGGATGATCACCTTCTGCTCTGACACTGGAG attgTCTGGAGCCACGAACGAGACAGAAGTTGGCAGGAATGTTG tggcTGAACACTCTGGACAGTAAGGAGATTTACAGTCAGGTCATCAACCATCTGCCTGATCTGGAGCTGCTGACCAGCGACAGTttccag AGGAAACTGGCTCATCATCGCTGGTTggtcagtttcacatttggagaCAGAAGCTCCGCCTCCAATGAGTACAAGAAGCTGCAAGCTTTCCTGAGAGATGACCACATACAg GTTGGCAGAGTCGACTGCACCATAGACTCTGAGTTGTGTCGGTCTCTCTACATCCACAAaccttgtgttgctgtttttaagGGTCTGGGAATCCAGGACTTTGAAATCCACCACG GTAAAGATGTTCTGTACAACATCGTGGGTTTTGCCAGGGACAGCGTTCGCGCTCATGTGACGACTCTGAGGCCCGACAACTTCCCCTCAGACAGGAAGGAGCCCTGGCTGGTCGACTTCTTTGCTCCG tggtGTCCTCCTTGCAGAGCTTTACTTCCTGAGCTGAGAAAAGCTTCCATTCAGCTGGCGGGACAGATGAAGTTTGGGACTCTGGACTGTACGATCCACCACAGTCTGTGCTCCATG taCAACATTCAGGCGTATCCCACCACCGTGATCTTCAACGGCTCCACTGTTCATGAATATGAAGGGCAACATTCAGCTGACGGCATCCTGGAGTTCATACAG GATCTGGTCAATCCGTCTGTGGTCGTCCTGGATCCTTCCAGCTTCACGGAGAGAGTCAAAG GTCGAGCTGAAGGGCAGATCTGGGCGGTGGATTTCTACGCCCCGTGGTGTGGACCCTGTCAGGCTCTGATGCCTGAGTGGAGACGCATGGCCAGG ATGTTGTCGGGTCAGATTCTGGTGGGTTCAGTCGACTGTCAGCGGTTTCAGTCATTCTGTCAGTCTCAGGGTGTGAGGGCATATCCCGAAGTCCGGCTGTATCCCGGCAACACGCGGCAGCCCGACCGCTACAC GAGCTATAACGGCTGGCACAGAGACGCTCATTCCCTCAGAACCTGGGCCCTGAG TTCTTTACCCAGAGTGTCAGTGGACTTGACTCCTGAGTCCTTCCGGTCTCTAGTTCTGTCGGGTCAGGATCACTGGGTTCTGGACTTCT GCCCCTGGTGTGGACCCTGTCAACACTTTGCCCCAGAGTTTGAGGTCCTGGCTCGG gtCCTTAAAGGGGAGGTCCGGGCGGGAAAGGTGGACTGTCAGGCTCATTATCAGACCTGTCAATCAGCTGGAATCACCGCCTACCCAACCGTCAGATTTTACCCAAACCTGGGAAAGAGGAGG agcgAACACAGCGGGGAACACATCAACAGCCGGGATGCTAACGTAATCGCTGACATCGTCAGGCAGCGACTACAGCAGCTGTTGCCACggttacacaacacacaaaag GACGAGCTCTGA